TGATGGATTATCAGTTAGAGAgcatattatattattaagaTTATATTTCGATACTAATGGTACAACATGGTATCATAATCAAGGTTGGAAAGAGTATGCAGATTGCATACTAGCAGCAGATGGCTCAGTTAGAAAGGCTTTAGAGTCAATTGATCCTCTCACCGGTCAAATACCACAATATTTATGGGCTGATCATTTTAGTCAAttggataataataaaacattatataaaataattcataATCAAATTCAAGGTCATAAAGTTGTAATTTGTAATGCATTTGGTATAACTTGTGAAGATAGAATTAACTTAACTGGAATGTAAgctttaataaatatattattattattattattttctaatttattctaatttaaatttaattttactaaatttagagatttatcaaataataatttaaaaggtAATATTACACCTTATTTACCTTATTTATTACATTTAAGgaatttaaatctttcaaATAATCATTTATCAGGATGTTTCCCAGATGGATTATTAAAAGCTCAAAGTTTAGTAGCATTAGATCtttcatataataatattagttgTACATTATCATTAGCAGATTCAAAAGCAATTTCATATATGTAtgatatataaatatattttttttaaaaaaaattcacatAAACttttatagtaataatttaaattctaattaattctatttttattcaatCCTATTAATAGTGATATTAGTCATAATCATTTAACAGGTTACTTTAAAAATGTTTGGAAAACcccaaatttattatttttgtaaatattaatattattatttttttttttttaatagtaataattataaaaaaaaaaaaaaaaaaaaaaaaaaaacaaccaaatttgatatttatataaatattaatatatctattttaatatttatactattaatagggatttatcatttaataaattatatggtacaatattaaaagaattttttagGCAAAAATCTTTAGATTATGTTAATCTTAgttcaaatcaattaattggatttttaccaattttatcaaaatcgAGAATTTCTTATTtgtaaatactttttttttttaaaatttaatttatttaataattttgtaaatttatttaataattttgtaaatttatttaataacatgtaatcttttttttttttttatatttaataaatagaaatataAGTAATAATAGATTAATTGGTAATATAACATTATTAACATGTTGGAAAGCAGGATCATTAAGAATTTTTGATGCAGAAAATAATATGTTTGAAGGGGCATTACCAGAGAGTATATTTGATCATTCACCATTACAATATGTTAATTTAAAGGGTAATATTGTAAAGGATCCATTACCATCAATTTTAGATTGTGCAAAGAGTGAAGTTAAAATAATAGTACCAGATGGATTGAAACAAAATAAATGTGATCCAAAAGTTTCAAGTAATTGGGTACTAATTTTGAATCCATTAGGTGAAGAATTTAATATAGTTGGTAGTGATTTTGGAATTAAtagtaaatcaattaatattcaatttcaaaatggGTTACATTGTGTTGATAATGTAACGACCATAATTAAATCCAATACTATTATCTCTTGTAAAAATCCTCAAGGTAGGAATAGCACCTATTTAAAGCTAACCATACCAACTGGTGAGCCTGGTAATTTCACTGTTATTAAACAACAACTCTACTACTATAgaccaattattaaaagttgcTCAAAAGTTTATAAAAACATTGGTGGTGAAATAACTATACTTGGTAGTCATTTAgaaagttttaataaaacaagtAATGGCAAGAAAATGATAACAgtttcaattggtaatattaaaaatagttttacaAATGTTACCTCTAGTATCAATAGTGATGGTTTCAGTGGAGAGGTTATAAGTTGTCGTAATGCTGATATAATTACACCCGATATGATAACCTGCTCAATACCATCCAACACTAATTTACAACAACCTGctgaaattcaaattataatcGATGGTATAACTGCATACGTTCCAATAGATTCAACCAGACCACATTTCCTCTATAAAGGTGTTTACAATAAAGATATCACAATATCTAAACCAACAGAATACAATCAAACCATAACTATATCAGTACCAAATGAAACTATAATAGATATGGATCAAGTTGTACGggttttaattgatgataatgatgattcaaTTTGTAAGAATATTCAacatattaataaaacttcAATTCAATGTTTACCTTATAGTGAAACTTGTGGTTCAAATGTTAAAGTTACACTTGTAACAAAATATGGTGAACCTCAATTTACAACCTCTTTAAATTATCCACCACCAATCATTACTCGTGTAACTCAAGGTATTGATTCAAcctcaaattcaattataacaattaatggtaaatttttaaaaactggTGGAAAACGTAatctttcaattaaaattaatgatacaATTTGTTGTCCACTTTataatgaatattattataaacaaGATGAATTAGATGatgataacaataacaataataataataataataattcaacaacagatataaataataataataatattattaaaaataataatttaattaaagaagaaCAAATATTAtgttattatcaaataaatcaatcattaccaattcatttaaatttaccagTTACTTTAACATTATCAAATCAAACTgttgttaaaaataatatttattctcaaacaaattcaacatgtCCAAATAATTGTGTTAAACACAGAACCAATGGTTGTAGATCAGGAATTTGTGAATGTTATCCAAATTTAACAGGTCCATCTTGTGATGAAAATATACCAgaatcaacaatatcaaatttttcaaattatttaccagattttattttatcatttcCAAAATtcattacaaataatacatttaatattaaatttttatcaatttctgAAGTAAATGAATCTGGAAATATAGTTGATAGATTTTGTAgcttaaataataataataataataataataataataataataaaaataataataataataataatgatagtaataatgaaaaagaagtagtagaagatgaagaagaagatttaGATTACAGTAgtcaaaatgataataataatattaataataataataatgaaaataataatgaaaataaattaaattggaaattaataaatcaaactAAAACAACAAATGCATTATATACATtgaaaattaagaaaaagaATGTTACATTagatatattaatttcaagtgataataatcaacatAGAGAAGTTTATTTCGCTGGAGAAGTTATTCAAGTTCCAAAGAGTTCAATAGAGTTAATAGTGAATTTAAAGGGTAAATGGCTATTTAAAGATCCAAAGAATCAgttgaaatttaattttttagttaAACCAGTTAATGATCATGATTATTCATTATGTTTACCTTCaccatttgttttaatatctGATGAACCATTTCGTTGGATAACTATGGATGTTGATTCTTCAACTATTTTCGCTAAACCTTCAAATAGATtcttattaaataattatttagtaAGAGTGATTGAaccaaattataaattaagtgattcaaatttaactttaaatttatattatcaattcaatcaaacaactttaaaacaacaagataaccatggtgatgataatagtGACAATTCAATCAAGTATACTGAAGATAGTTTAAAATTTAGAATTGATTTCTCAACATTTAATTCAAGACGTGAAATTAATCCAAAACCAAGAGGTTGTTTTAAAGATAATACTCATAAATTCCCTTATGACTATTATATAGTTTTCTTTGGTTGTGCTTCTGgtttaattttggttttaGTAATTTGTATTGTACAATGTTCAAGAATTGAATCAAGACAAAGAAAACAAATCATTAAATCATTCAAAGCAACTCAAAAAATGCCtgttgaaattaaaactCCATTATTACCTCCaagttttcattttaattttctagattataataatatggatttaaataataataataataataataataataataataataataataataataataataataataataataataataataataataataataataataataattttaatgatggtagtgatacttttaataataataataagaagaatttaaattatgaaGATAATTGTGATACTGTTGGATTTGATGgtaaagaaaatgatataaaaaatattaacaacaaaaaagatgaaaaagaagatgatggtgatgatgatgacgatgaagatgatgatgaatatgaAGATGACACACAACCATGTAGTAGTGGAAATAGTAGTAGAAGTAAAGGTAGtgatggtggtagtagtagtaatagtttaAGTAGTGATAAACAAAGTTTCAATAAtggaaatgaaaataattcaattataccagaaaataaaaaaaaacatttaacaataataaataaaaaataataattcagaatagtaataataaatgttatattaaaataaactttttttaaaaataaataaaataaaattaaaataatatgttACTTTGGTAAttgttaaataatataattttattacaaatttaaatattccttattattattattatttaattatataataattgaagcaataattaaaaatataaatgaaatGAGTGATACATTAAGTATAGAAGATGAGGAAGGATGATTTGATGAGTCATCAGTTGAGGAGGATTTAGATGAAGTTGTTTGAGAacttgatgttgttgaacCACCTATTGTTGAACCACTTCCTGAAGTTACTGATGTTGTTGAACCAGCTGTAGTTGAACCAGCTGTAGTTGGACCAGCTGTAGTTGAACTACCTCCTGAAGAAGAATCTAAATCAAATGTAACATTTTTTGATTGAACACCACCAACATTAATTGATACTGTAAATTTGTTACCATTTGGaaaattattcattaaaACGGTAGGATAAATTGAACCATTGTATTGATAAGTATATGCTTGTGAAAAAGTATAAACTACACCATCTATGGTaacattattttttccaataaaattaaatccagAACCAGtaattaaaagttttggAGTACCGGTACTATTGTAAGAGAATGATGTAATTATTGGTTCTTCATATGTATAGTTAAATGAGAGAAATTTATCATTCGTAAATCCAGTTGATTGCTCTCCTCTTCCAATACCCATTGGAACTGGAATAATaagatatttatttggtACACCAACTCTCAAATATAATGGATTTTTAATATACCATCCAAAATCAGTACCGTATATTGTTAAAATAGTTGATCCATCTGTTTTTGCAACATAATTGAACTGTTTTGTGAAATTGAAAGTGTTACATGTTGTTCCATAATCGGGGAAATTATTACCTTTCCATGGATTGACAGATACATATGTTGGATCGTAACCACCAAAATATCTTGTACCAAGACAACTAAAGCATGTTGGGACATCAGAGAAgtcattattaccaaaataaaaatttcccATTTCCAAATAACAAAACTCTTGTGGAACAGTACCtgtgaaattattatcattaatatttatcTTGAATTTATcttgattaaaattaaaa
This region of Dictyostelium discoideum AX4 chromosome 3 chromosome, whole genome shotgun sequence genomic DNA includes:
- the slrA gene encoding S-cell enriched leucine-rich repeat protein (Similar to LRR) is translated as MVKNQIFSLKSLWSSSIFKILYCYLFTSLLLILSTWVSVNDGLSVREHIILLRLYFDTNGTTWYHNQGWKEYADCILAADGSVRKALESIDPLTGQIPQYLWADHFSQLDNNKTLYKIIHNQIQGHKVVICNAFGITCEDRINLTGIDLSNNNLKGNITPYLPYLLHLRNLNLSNNHLSGCFPDGLLKAQSLVALDLSYNNISCTLSLADSKAISYIDISHNHLTGYFKNVWKTPNLLFLDLSFNKLYGTILKEFFRQKSLDYVNLSSNQLIGFLPILSKSRISYLNISNNRLIGNITLLTCWKAGSLRIFDAENNMFEGALPESIFDHSPLQYVNLKGNIVKDPLPSILDCAKSEVKIIVPDGLKQNKCDPKVSSNWVLILNPLGEEFNIVGSDFGINSKSINIQFQNGLHCVDNVTTIIKSNTIISCKNPQGRNSTYLKLTIPTGEPGNFTVIKQQLYYYRPIIKSCSKVYKNIGGEITILGSHLESFNKTSNGKKMITVSIGNIKNSFTNVTSSINSDGFSGEVISCRNADIITPDMITCSIPSNTNLQQPAEIQIIIDGITAYVPIDSTRPHFLYKGVYNKDITISKPTEYNQTITISVPNETIIDMDQVVRVLIDDNDDSICKNIQHINKTSIQCLPYSETCGSNVKVTLVTKYGEPQFTTSLNYPPPIITRVTQGIDSTSNSIITINGKFLKTGGKRNLSIKINDTICCPLYNEYYYKQDELDDDNNNNNNNNNNSTTDINNNNNIIKNNNLIKEEQILCYYQINQSLPIHLNLPVTLTLSNQTVVKNNIYSQTNSTCPNNCVKHRTNGCRSGICECYPNLTGPSCDENIPESTISNFSNYLPDFILSFPKFITNNTFNIKFLSISEVNESGNIVDRFCSLNNNNNNNNNNNNKNNNNNNNDSNNEKEVVEDEEEDLDYSSQNDNNNINNNNNENNNENKLNWKLINQTKTTNALYTLKIKKKNVTLDILISSDNNQHREVYFAGEVIQVPKSSIELIVNLKGKWLFKDPKNQLKFNFLVKPVNDHDYSLCLPSPFVLISDEPFRWITMDVDSSTIFAKPSNRFLLNNYLVRVIEPNYKLSDSNLTLNLYYQFNQTTLKQQDNHGDDNSDNSIKYTEDSLKFRIDFSTFNSRREINPKPRGCFKDNTHKFPYDYYIVFFGCASGLILVLVICIVQCSRIESRQRKQIIKSFKATQKMPVEIKTPLLPPSFHFNFLDYNNMDLNNNNNNNNNNNNNNNNNNNNNNNNNNNNNNNNNFNDGSDTFNNNNKKNLNYEDNCDTVGFDGKENDIKNINNKKDEKEDDGDDDDDEDDDEYEDDTQPCSSGNSSRSKGSDGGSSSNSLSSDKQSFNNGNENNSIIPENKKKHLTIINKK